From the genome of Pleuronectes platessa chromosome 12, fPlePla1.1, whole genome shotgun sequence:
TCAGCTCATGTGCAATTTCACGCAGTCCTAGTAGGTGATTGTCTATTGCCATCCCTGTGATAgtctaaaaaacaaaacacaagagtATGTTAGTGAATTTTCATCCATAAGCAACATTGaaatcctgttgtttttttcagtgaATGAGGTTGGAGAGTAGTTACCCGAATAGTGTAATTTGTCTGTGCAGCTATGGCGCCTCGTAACATTTCCATCTTTTCTGTATCCTGCAGAAGTAAACAACAGAGAATCAATAACAGGCTATTACATTTCCTTTATTTGCAGTTTGCATAGTTTTTTATGCTGAGGAACGTCAACACAGAATGAGGTAAAAGATTACATTTCACTGTTAAAAAGCAACGACAACTGATGGCTTCAATACGTAGTTCAAACTGAGCTTTtactttgcagcagcagcagccttcaCTTAACGTGATCCCATTGACTGTAGAATCTAAACAAttttttctagttttgatgCCTGATAATGATGTTATGAGGTAAAACATTTCCAATACTGAATATATACAtactaatatatatttaaaagaaaattttGCAATTATTCCGTAGCAGTTGTTTTCAAACTCTTGTTACAAAAGAAATGTATTTGAGGCTATTGAGGTTATTTATAGTTTAACCATACAGTTTATTATAAATtactataaatataaagaaaacaacaaccaaaTTTATACATCCCGCAAATAATatggcaaatatatatttttttaacctttaataCAAACAAAGATGGCGCATCGTTTCtgcttttttattctttaaaataaaatctagACATCTAGATACCAAAATGTGTGTGGTCGGCTCTTATTGatcaaatgattattattatctgcTAATCGATTCACCAGTTCCACAGCAGCTGTCAGCTCCCACAACAAACTGACACAGTGAAGCTATCTTCAGTTTTGTTGAACCAAGCTGCAAAGCTAAGATTCAGCTGGAGTCCGCACTAAAACATCTTACGTTTGTACTCTGCATCCCATCAGTCATTGCTTTGACAAAGGCCAGGGCGTTGGGAGTGGCTGAGCGGATGTTGTCCACTCTGCCCTGCTGAAAGCGCCGTATGGAGGCGCTCTCGTACGTCGACACTGGTCTGCGATGACATctagaaagagggagggaaagcCTTGTTGGTTGGACACCCAGGCTGGTGTGATACATCAGAATCAGTCCTGTTCCGTTTAGCTTTGTCTTACCGGTAGTACGCCAACTGAATAGCCACCTGAATGTAGGCATCTGGGCTTATCTTCTGCTTCTTGATGAACTCTTTCCCGTATTCGTCGAATTTGTGCACGTTCATATCCAGATTTCTCACCAGCCTGAGGAAAGTAGGACAAACTCTGTGATTTGAAAGCTGTCATGCGTTGGTCTGATTTAACAGAACGTGCAGCAAACACTTTGACCTTTGCAGCTTGTCAGCGGAGGAGGCGAGCAGCTTGTGCACCTCTGGAGTACATTTCCAGCGGAGTCTGCGCGGTGCAGGCAGCTCGCTCACACTCGCAGCTCGGACCAGCTTGGATGGGCTGCCAATCCTGACGACATAAGGGAATATTGTATAGTTTATCACTTTATTTAGGTTGGTCTTATAGCatatgccacacacacacatacacacacacacacacacgtattcaGCATTTTAAAGATGAAACTGCATTTCATCTCTTACATGTATTTGAGTAGGTACTCTGTGCACTGGACCAGGACGATTCCCTCGAATGGTGAGTGCTCACacacgactccacagcagccgTCAGCTCCTACAACAAACTGACACGTGACACTTTCTTCAGTTTTGTTTAACCAAACTGCAATGCCAAGATTCAGCTCATTTGCGGTTGTAGTTATATTAATATTCCCTCATATACATTTCACATACCAATTATTTAGAGAGGAGGCCTCCAACCATGTATGTATTTGATATTAATCAAGTAGTTCATTCAAGGAATCTGAATTCTTCATCAAAACAACTCCATCAAAGTCATGTCTTAAGATCAGGGTTTGTGATCCACTGGGAATGTCAACTCTCCACCAGAGCTCCTTTAACTGTAGAATCCTAATTGGCTTTGGGATCTGCTAATGACATCCACTGACAATTTGAAAGATGAATTTGTTCATCAGTTTTGTCGGTCATTTTTCCTCAGAAATTAAAGAAGTAAATTTGCTCGACCATGGAGCGTCCACCATTCAGCCATTTTATCCTGATttcgttctctctctttttcaaatGCAATTCTTAAACCAGTTCTCAAAGACAAATCAGAGCACACAGgttaaagagacagaaactcAAGAAGCCTGACTGGACAACAGTGCTCACTGACCTGCATTGGTTTGTCGTACCAGCGGTTGCCACCATTTTTGGCCACGCCTCCTCCGTGCAGCATCCACATGGCACGTGTGGTGTCGCTCAGCTCGGGGCCGCTGGCGTCGtccagacaaaccaaacacaggcAACGCTCGATCATGTCAAGAGAATCCCTGTTAGTTGACTCTAGAGCGTAACaagttttgaaaaaaaagtgtatttggGAACAGATCTGGTAACATTAAGAGTTTTTGACAGAAAATGTAGGCTCGCCATTCGCAATGTACCTTTCATTAACACTCTGCGAGATTCTGCCCACTCTGTGCGTCCATCTGAGGTGAGGAGACCGATGGGTGGGAGCTGCTCTTCTCCACTGTCAGCCATCTTGACAATTTTGTCCAGCTGAGTCAACAGATCTCTCTCATTCAGGCGGCGGAAGTTGATCACCACATCCAGGACGTAGAACTGGACACAGGTTTAGATCGGACACAAAATGTCTCTGTGCACCGGTGTCTCATGTgtttctttaatatttaatctTTGCTTTGGGCAGGACGGGTAACTCCAAATTACAAGATTGGTCTTAATTTTAGAGCAAAAAATGTATCTCAATTATAAGAATCTTCTCAATCTGATGGGGCAaggaacacaacacaaatgATCAGTGCCGTGCAGCCAGAATATCAAAACCACCAGTAGATAAAGTGAAGACACAtgaaatattgataataatcCTGCAGAAATGGCACCTTGATGTGTTGACATGAGTGAAATACAGGTTAATCTGGAGTAGTTGACTCAGTCTTTACCCCCACCTCTAAATCTATGCTGTTGCCTCGTCCCAAAACACTCGGTGGGAAGGGACAGAAGAAAAAAGGCTGAAGCAAGGAACTTTATTAAAGATTAACTAAATCTAGATGCATCTGAAGTTGAcctttttgtctttaatttacaaaatattGCAATTAAGATTGCTTACAATGTTGATGCATTATTTTGTTTACGTCGACAGAGCTGAGGTATAAATGTCAAGCATGTTATAGATAATAACTCAATAGAGAAGACCTGCAGCCCAGAGGTCTGGTAATTGCTTTGTGGGAGATATGTTTGCACTGTGCCTGCAGAGCCTGTTTACTGTACCATCACACACAAGTGAGTGACACAGATGTAGAGTCTAATTACCAGACACAACAACAGggctgttttcatgtgtgtgtgtgtgtgtgtgtgtgtgtgtgtgtgtgtgtgtaattgtccTGGAGTGACAACAGCCACAGATTTTTTCTCCATGTCGTGTTGTGTCAAAACCATACAAGATACAGTCATGAAACTTCGACAGTGTGTAGTTGAGATGCAAATAAAAGCTGCGCTCAAAATGGGTCCAACcccagactgaatataaagatggacaacatgtgtcaacttcctcccactatataaaaataaagctaaaatatcctggatacacaCTATGCCATCTTTGGCATTACGAGGCTGCAGTTTGCACTACTCAAGGGCCGAAACATCAACATGTTGACAGACATTGCATCTGGTATGAGCCCATCGCCAGATTTCATTCTATTTGCAAATTAGTCTGTTGGGAGGTGAACGGTTTTAAGTTTGTCTAATAAGAATAAAGGTTCAGTCTTTATCTTCACAAACCTTGAGCTTCTGGTGAAGACTGAACAAGATATGGTTGAAATCTATTAAAGGACTTATTTGTGGACCTTCAATGGGGAACCAATTCATTCTATGTTGAGCAACACAGATGAGAAGTCCTGACATTGCTGAGCTCACATACAGATTGATCCAAGCACCTCCAATGATCGACTTTGACTTTGTGTTGTGGTTGAAAAGTTTAGTAAAAGGAAATCGTGTTGTGATCGTTTTGTCAAATTCAGGATttgctctttctctttgtctgaccTGTTTTTTAAAAGCCACAATGACGTGTTCAGGTTCTGGCATCACGCAGCTTTCCTGGGCCACTAGTGTGTCCCTCTCAGGTCCCGGTAGGCGGTAGGAAGTGAAGAGGCGATAGTACTGCTCCATACACATTGGGGTTCCAGCCAGCTGGCCCCGGGCGTAGTCCACAGGCAGGGcacgtctacacacacacacacatacacacacagacacacacagacacacacacaaacacacacacacacacacacacacaccgctgttACACCTTTTTTCAAAATCATACTGTCAACTATTTGTTCTctggctgtgctgtgtgtttaacTTACGCATCTAGAAGCGTTTTGTATTCCAAAACACCTGAAAGTAAGTGTGCAGCAAATCtaggaaaaacaacattgttttgttaaatacatgacaacagacacacaacacggaCACAACCCACACAGTACTTGATCACTCCTCCTCATGGCGTTCTATTCTTAGTATTTGACCTATAATTCTTCATTTATTGTGTAGCTGTGTCAACATTATAGTTCTTTAGGTAAATCCTGTGTTTAAGGAGCTGGTGCCAGATCGATACCATGTTAACCAAACCACAGACCCTGTCTATGAACGTTGCCACCAGCAGCCAGGCCTGACCTCAGCCCTGAGGACAATCTGGGTAATGACCCCATCTGTCAATGTGTGGCAAGGAAGTGTTGAGTTTTTCTATAATCGATCAGAGCCGGTGTCCGAGTCATTTATACAGTTCACTTTCATTTCTCAAGTCTTTATGCTGTAATAAACAATCATTACCTGTAAAGGGATTTTTACAGTGCGGTGCAGTTgctgcattttattttacagagtcTGTTTTGGGTTAAAAAACACTTCTTCCATGACATTATATTCACACTGGTTTATTTTCTCCAGACTTGTTTGTCTCGGCTGTGCTGTGTGTCATACCTCAAAGAGTCGATGGGAGCCTTGAAGTTCTGCAGGGGGAAGACCATCGCAGGGCTGGAGTTGACGGGCAGAGCCATTCTGTTGTTCAGGTACATGTCCCTCAGCCAGAAGTCGTACACCTAAACAGAGGGAATCACCTGAAGGTAAGATCTCAGAGGAATAGTGATCTAAAGGTGAGTAAACAGGAGGCTGTACATCAGTGCTGCTATTGTAGAAAATACCTTGTTTTGCACAAGTCATTACTCTGTGAGTCATggtccttttatttatttacccaGTTGGCCTCTTTTAACCTCCTCTCGTCCAGTTTGCTCTGCAGTAGTTCTCCCACTCCTCCAGGGGCCCCAAACTCCTTCACCGTGTCCTGGGTCTTATTAAACTGCTCCTCTGTGAGCAGGTGCTTCATGCACCTCAGGTACGTGTCCAGCGTGTCTTTCAGGGGGGGGAGTGGCAGCTTCGGCAGGCCCTGAACAGAGTGCAGGATGAAGCCccccacccaaaaatccacttcTCATCATACGtgctttctttttaaatctaaatgtgtgGCTTCAAATGAACTTAAAGGCTCTGAGTGTCCTCTGACACATGCATCACATCACTTTACCAAGACAATAAACACAACTTAAGATAAATAATATTACTTTGGAACCAAGAAACTGAGAAAATACCCTTTGACTCAAAACAAGAGATAACTTAATTGAAATAACACAATATAGTAATTATTCTTTTAGGATTCCTCCTTGGCTGTTATTCTGTCtgcatttaattaataatttttcTTTCAATCGCTTTTTTAcatctatattttttttattgaaaaacatgaCTTATCTCATGCATGTTCctttcaaacacattttaaatgcatacaagTCACATATAAGATATTTACATCGTCTCCCCCGGAATCTTTGGAGGGCTCTCGGTCCAGAACAGGCATGTTGACGGTGCAGCGAGTGGCTGTCAGGCAGCAGGTTGATTGACGAGACAGACTCTATGtccacaaataaaataaaaccagtgtGAAGTTCTGAACCGTGAAAGTATCAGACACATGTGACcgtctgagctgcagctgcttttAAACATCTCATCTCTAGTTGGAATATTTAAGACAAATAGTAaacgtttaaaataaaaaatgtgccaCTTTTCTGAATAAAAAGTGCAAGAATGCGCACTTTTTACGCATTCAACAGCATGATGATCAGGGCTGTTGTCATGCTACAAGAATAATACCAATATACTAAACTAACCTAAGATTCAAAATGATCAGTCACttagaaaacaacattttactCACCAACCTGAAAAACCGTCATTCCCACTCGTCAGGAAAAATCAGCTTTGTCCATCTTGACTTTTAAATCTCAACTACTTCTTCGGTCCTGCATAATTTTAAAGCATCTTTCAAATTCCCAGCATGGCAAGTGCGTAAGTCCCTCGCTGGATGAGGGGAGATGCTGAGAGGGTACCTCATCCCCCTGCACGGCTGCCAGGCTCCTCCCAGAAGTCCTGCCATTCGTCGAGAAGTTTATTTGGCGCTTCACATCCTCACTGCACCTTATTTAGACGCCGGCTGTAACTCACTGGCTGCGCACACGCTTCTGATGTGCTGAGGAACAGATCGTGGATGTGGCCTAGACTTCTTCCTTTTGGCTTTTCTATAACTTAGGCCCTATTCATGGTGCAGTCTGGAAGCATTGGTTGTTTCCACCCCTCTGCATCTGACTGATTTAATCGGCGCTGTGTGTTTGATATTAAATGCAAAGTGTGCGCGTTTTGGAGAAGCTGCGGATGCGTTACGAAACCATTTGTTTGCGCACATGTACTCAGAATACCGTTATATTGTTATTACACTCTATTCTCAACCTGTTCAAACCTTTTTTATTCAGATAAATGAACTTTCTATATACGGGATTTTCACTTCCCCTTATAATATAGGCATTCGTTAACatgaattaatttaaatcttGAAATATGCCTAGTGAAAAACAAATTCTCGTATTATAAATGAAGCcataaaatatgttaaatttTTTCTTGTAGTTATATTTTTGTCAGTGTGGAATACTTCAGTTGTATAGGAAAATAAAAGTGTTATTATGtcgaaataaatgtatttattgcctaAATGAAAGATTCCCATGAACTGCAAAATTCACATAATACTGATTTAATTATGTACATGAATATACACGTATGTACAGTCTTGGGTCATACAGTGAGGCTTTGCATTCCAGAAGTACATCatccaaaaaataaaacataaaacatcaaGACGCAGATTTCAGCTAATTTCCATCTAATTTAACTTCCTCTAAAACAGTTTAGAGTCACACGCGGTATTGCATATTGAGTTTAGCAGCACAACTCTGGCGAAAAGAAAATACAGGTTACATTAGAAGACGCAAACAGTACATCataattgttctttttttttgttaaaatacatttacacaTAGTCCCTGAATACGAGTCGGCTTCTGATACAGTGGTAAATAGTGTTAATTCATGAATAGACATTTAATCTCAACACATCTTTCACAATACACTCTCACTTGAAGATGAACACACGCCAGCGAGCGCCTTTCTACTGCAGAAAGCGCGAAGCTACTTGATTTGACAATATACCCGCAGGGACTGTCACCCAAAGACAGTAAATAATTGATGTCGTTACACAATCCTGATCGTGTTATGCAATTGATCGGACGGGATGCACACAACTCTACATGGGCACTTTGAGAGTTTTACACTCGGTTAAAGGTCCTTTTACGCATACTCTCCTCCCGAGGATTCCTCCTCTGAATACGACCGTTGCGCAAAGGTTTCAACCCCATTCTCGTCGAGGGTTGTACACAaacccttcctcttcttctcacgctgctccatctTAATTGTATCGTACAGTCCGGTCGGGCCGTCCTCTAGGAGCATGTTTCTCTCGGAGTGCGAAGTCTTCATCTGCATCACGTTCTTCAACAGGAGGAGCGCCGGTGCGTAAAGCATATTGGCGAGGCCCATGCCCAAGTTGAGCTGAACGAAGCCCAGGTCGTGCACTATCTGTCCGGCCACCACGGGCCCCAGCGCGTAGGCCACACAGTAGGAGATGTCTGCGATGGCGTACACGCTTCCATAGACCGACACGTGTCGCACATCCACCAGGAAACCCAGTGTGGGCAGGAGCGCCGTGTCCACGAAGGCGATGCCGAAGCAGATTCCGCACAGCGGGATCATGAGCTGTCCAAAGTTTTTACAGGCTGGCACCGTGCAGGAGCTGGCGCCTATGAACACCATACCTATAGCCCCATAAAACCACTGGAGATGAGGGTACTTGGCTGCTAGTTTGACAGTGAGATAAACACCTAAAACATGAGGGAAGAATGCAGGGAACCATGTCATGCCGATCTCCCACTGACTGGAATGCATGTTTTCCTCCATCCAGTTGGCGATGGTGGGCTCAAGGAAGGCGAGAGGGATGTTACAAATAGTCAGAGCACCAGCCACTACAGCTATATATGGGTCAATCATCAGTTTATATATGGGAGTTCCCACTGGCATGTTTTGTCTCTCTCGGTTTGAGAAGGGTTTCAGCACAATCAGAACCAACAGGCCATCTATGAGGCAAATGCATGCCAGGATCATGAAGGGCACCCGCCTCCCGGCGAACTGATAGAGCACCCCCCCAAAGGGGGGCGCCACAAGACTGCCAAAAGAGATGAAGGCCAAGGCGATACCCAGCGCTTTGCTCCTCGCCTTCTCCTCCGTGTACCTGTCTGCGATCAGGGCGATCCCTGCAGTGTCAGCAAAAGCCGAGCCGAGGCCCTGCATGCTGCGCGCCAGGAACAGAGTCGCGTAATTGTCAGCGAAGGCAAATGTGACAGTGGAGAGGAACATGACAGTTAGTCCGATGAAGAGCGGGATATCATACCCGACCCTGTCAATGAAAGTACCACTTAGCGGGTTCACCAGGAGCTGCAGGATGGCCTTGGAGGCGAACAGAACCCCTATCTGGAGGTCGAAGTTCCCTTTAGGAGCTTTATGGATGGTGCTGTTGGTGGAGTTGATGTACACAACTGCGTCTTGGGCTCGATCCGCTGCCTTCTGTAGCCCTTCAAGGTAATCGGGTATAATTGGCACAATCACCATGTAAAGCATGTTGTCTAACAAAAGTGCTGTACAGACTATTACGAGAATAATCCGCTTCTGCCGCTCTGGGTCTTGGATTACATTGTTGCCCAGTTGTTTAGTTCTTTCACCCATCTGGGCGAGTTTGGAGGCGGCAGTTTGTGCCAAATTGGCGCCTTGTACCGGTGTGGTCTCTTCCGGCTCCATGGTTTTCTCGTTCTCTGGCTCAAGTCTtgtctgttaaaagataaaaaaaatcgtCTGGTTGATGTCTATAAATTAACGCACGGTTGGCACATTGGTCCCGTCTCTATTTCCTCCCTTTTCTTCTCCGGCACCGGGAGCCCGACTAATGAGCTAGATAACTTTATTCTGCTTTACCTCTTCTCTGTCCCCTGCGCCGTCCGTCATCGCACGCGCATTTCCACTCTCGTGACTTGGACACGTTGTATCCCCAGTTGCTTCATTGTCTCATATCGCGTCCTTCAGGCGGAGTGCCGGTCTCGAAACGCGCTCACAGTTTGGGGGGATTCacctgcagctctctgtgcCAACCCGCTCCTTGTTGTAGGTCCGTGTACGCTGCGCCCCTCCGGCTCCCAAACGCTCCCATGCAGCTGTCTCCAGTCACCCGTTACGCAGGGAGCTAAGTCATCATTTCACATCAACCGGACTGCTTTTTGACGGCATTAGCAGGGATACACTCTGCAGTTTGTTGACTCCCATAGgtgccccctccctcctccctcctatCCTCGCCGATGGCTGTGACGCACggtcctgctgctctccagcaGATATTTTATGCTAATTAAACACGAAATCCCCAGTGCCCGCTGCTGCCCAGTCACTTGCTTCAGAGCAGAGACCATGGTGCGTGCTCCACTTTCTGTTTTACTTGATCTTCTCAATATCAAAGGACAGTTATCAAAAGTTTGTCTAACCCCTCATTGACATAATTTAACCTGCAGTTGTTATAACGGCACTCAGTGGCAACACTCCTGCAAagaaatactaatactaattGAGACAAAAACTGTTAAGATTCAGCACCACATTGCCGCGGACAGCTCCACGGAGCACGTCACTAAAGGCAAAATTTGTTCTCTCCCCAAATaaaacttgtttgtttgttcagtcCCTAACA
Proteins encoded in this window:
- the chata gene encoding choline O-acetyltransferase — protein: MPVLDREPSKDSGGDDGLPKLPLPPLKDTLDTYLRCMKHLLTEEQFNKTQDTVKEFGAPGGVGELLQSKLDERRLKEANWVYDFWLRDMYLNNRMALPVNSSPAMVFPLQNFKAPIDSLRFAAHLLSGVLEYKTLLDARALPVDYARGQLAGTPMCMEQYYRLFTSYRLPGPERDTLVAQESCVMPEPEHVIVAFKKQFYVLDVVINFRRLNERDLLTQLDKIVKMADSGEEQLPPIGLLTSDGRTEWAESRRVLMKESTNRDSLDMIERCLCLVCLDDASGPELSDTTRAMWMLHGGGVAKNGGNRWYDKPMQFVVGADGCCGVVCEHSPFEGIVLVQCTEYLLKYMIGSPSKLVRAASVSELPAPRRLRWKCTPEVHKLLASSADKLQRLVRNLDMNVHKFDEYGKEFIKKQKISPDAYIQVAIQLAYYRCHRRPVSTYESASIRRFQQGRVDNIRSATPNALAFVKAMTDGMQSTNDTEKMEMLRGAIAAQTNYTIRTITGMAIDNHLLGLREIAHELRMEKPEIFKDEAYLISNQFILSTSQVPTTVEMFCCYGPVVPNGYGVCYNPQSDHIIFSVSSFRESPQTCSAEFVKCLVQGLLDMRDLCNKCNCVSTPTKQRKEQTLETHTQTETNWQSKTQQRPCESSKNQQAPPQVLVKKPDQTQVEAQTQT
- the slc18a3a gene encoding probable vesicular acetylcholine transporter-A; the encoded protein is MTDGAGDREETRLEPENEKTMEPEETTPVQGANLAQTAASKLAQMGERTKQLGNNVIQDPERQKRIILVIVCTALLLDNMLYMVIVPIIPDYLEGLQKAADRAQDAVVYINSTNSTIHKAPKGNFDLQIGVLFASKAILQLLVNPLSGTFIDRVGYDIPLFIGLTVMFLSTVTFAFADNYATLFLARSMQGLGSAFADTAGIALIADRYTEEKARSKALGIALAFISFGSLVAPPFGGVLYQFAGRRVPFMILACICLIDGLLVLIVLKPFSNRERQNMPVGTPIYKLMIDPYIAVVAGALTICNIPLAFLEPTIANWMEENMHSSQWEIGMTWFPAFFPHVLGVYLTVKLAAKYPHLQWFYGAIGMVFIGASSCTVPACKNFGQLMIPLCGICFGIAFVDTALLPTLGFLVDVRHVSVYGSVYAIADISYCVAYALGPVVAGQIVHDLGFVQLNLGMGLANMLYAPALLLLKNVMQMKTSHSERNMLLEDGPTGLYDTIKMEQREKKRKGLCTTLDENGVETFAQRSYSEEESSGGEYA